The DNA region CAGGAAGCCTCTTTGAGAAGCTTTTTACTATTCTTCCCGATGCAGGGATAAACATCGTTGCTGCTTTAAATAGTAATCCTGAATCTCGATTTGCTGAATATTGCCATCTTCCTACGATTCGTTGGCTTCATTCAATCGACGATCTTGCTGACGACGAAGTAGACCTATGTTTTATGTGTGATTACTTACGCCTCCTTCCGGCTGAGTTTGTCAAAAAATACAAAGTTTTAAACAGTCATGGAGGACTTTTGCCCAAATACCGAGGCTATCACGGTAATGGATGGGCTTTCATCAACGGGGAAACCGAAATCGGTTACACCATTCATCGAGTAGACTCAAGCCTTGACGGAGGTCCGATTATTTATCAAAAGAAGTTTTCCGTTAATCCAACGAGCACATTTTCGGAGATTAAATCGAAGATAACTTGGGATATTGAACAAAACTTGGCAAATGTATTGAACGACTACTTTAAAGGAAAATTGAAGGAGCAGCCACAAAACGCCCAAAAAGCCACCTTCGTCGCCCGTCGCCACATCAGAGACTGCTACATTGAATGGGAGCGCAGTTCAGTTGAGATCGAGCGTTTTATTCGAGCACTAGCACCTCCCTTTGCACCTGGCGCGTTCACTGTATTTCGCAATCAGAAGCTGGTTATTTTGTCCGCAGAACTCTTTGAAACAGAAATTTACTCCGAAATACCGGGACATGTCGTCTATCGAATTGAAGGACAAGGCATTCTAGTTAAAACAGGTGATGGCGTTCTTCTGATGAAGGAGGTTGAGTATCAAGGCAAAAAAATACATTCTCTAGATCTATTTTCAACTACAGGATATCGGCTAGGTCTTGATCTAGTGGGGGAAAAACTCTCTCAACTTGGAATATATTAGAAGGTAAAGGTAATAGATAAAATGCAAAATAAACGAATTTTAATAACAGGTGGTGCTGGTTTAGTTGGTTCTCATATTACCGATTTACTGGTAAAAGAAGGAGTATCAGAAATCATTGTTTTAGATAACTTTACACGCGGATGTCGTGATAACCTAGCTTGGGCGCAGACACATGGACCGTTAGTAGTTGTAGAAGGAGATATCCGCGATCGCCAACTCTTGGCTGATATCATGCAAGGTGTAGATATCGTCTTTCATCAAGCAGCCATTCGGATTACCCAATGTGTCGAAGAACCACGACTGGCTTTAGAAGTGTTAGCAGATGGCACTTTCAACGTTTTGGAAGCAGCAGTCAAAGCAGACGTAAAAAAGGTAGTTGCAGCTTCATCAGCTTCTATTTATGGCATGGCTGAAAATTTCCCCACTACTGAATCTCACCATCCCTACAATAACCGCACCCTCTACGGTGCTGCCAAGACTTTTAATGAAGGCTTATTACGCAGTTTTTATGAAATGTATGGACTAGATTATGTAGCACTACGTTATTTTAATGTCTACGGTCCACGCATGGATATTTACGGTGTTTATACAGAGGTATTGATTCGCTGGATGGAGCGCATTATCATAAATCAGCCACCATTGATTTTTGGTAATGGTGAGCAAACAATGGATTTTGTGTATATCGAAGATATCGCTAGAGCCAACATTTTAGCAGCCAAAGCCAATGTCACAGATGAGGTTTTCAATATCGCTAGTGGTGTGGAAACCAGTTTAAATGATTTAGCTAATAGTCTGCTAAAAGTAATGGGATCTGATCTGAAACCGGAATATCGCCCAGAACGTAAAGTTAACCCCGTACAACGCCGACTAGCAGATGTGAGCAAAGCTAGAGAATTATTAGGTTTTGAGGCACAGATATCTTTAGAAGCAGGGCTACATCAGCTAGTTACTTGGTGGCGAGAACAAAAGCTGGCAAAGGAAACGAGCAATGTCTGAACAAATGCAAAATCTCCCCATTGCTAAACCTTGGATTGGCGAACCAGAGGCAGAAGCCGCAAAACGCGCTATTATGTCCGGTTGGGTGACTCAAGGACCAGAAGTTGCCGAATTTGAACAGGAGTTTGCAGCCTATGTAGGGGCAAATTATGCCTGTGCTGTTTCTAATTGTACTACGGCTTTGCACTTAGCACTGTTAGCTGTAGGTGTGCAGCCGCATGATGAGGTGATTACTGTCAGTCACTCTTATATTGCCACTGCTAATAGTATTCGTTATTGTGGTGCGATTCCAGTCTTTATAGATATTGAACCGCAGACATACAACATCAACCCGGTGTTAATTGAAGATGGGATTAGCGATTCCCTTCGGGATAGCTCCGCTTCACGCACCCGTGCTATTCTAGTTGTTCATCAGATGGGAATGCCTTGCGACCTCAAAGCTATCTTAGATATAGCGCACCGTTACAATTTACCAGTGATTGAAGATGCAGCGTGTGCCATTGGTAGTGAAATACTTTGGGATGGAAAGTGGGAGAAAATCGGTAAACCGCATGGAGATATAGCTTGCTTTTCCTTTCACCCCCGCAAGGTAATCACTACTGGCGACGGTGGCATGATCATCACTAATAATTCTGAATGGGATCAAAAATTTCGCCTTTGGCGACAACATGGAATGAGTATACCCGATACCGTGCGTCATGGAGCTAAACAAGTCATATTCGAGTCTTACCCAATATTGGGTTATAACTACCGGATGACGGATATTCAAGCAGCAGTCGGACGGGAACAACTCAAACGCCTACCAGAAATAGTAGAACGTCGTCGTTACTTAGCAGAGAGATATTACCACAAGCTTGCAGATATACCAGGGTTAAAATTACCAACAGAACCAGCTTGGGCAAAGAGTAACTGGCAAAGTTACTGTGTACGTCTCCCTGATAGTTGCAATCAGCGCCAAGTCATGCAGGTAATGTTAGATGCTGGAGTTGCCACCAGAAGAGGAATTATGTGCGCTCATCCAGAACCAGCATATCAGATGGAAAATGGTCTGTATGGGGGCGATCGCCTAACTGAAAGTGAACAAGCTCAGGATCAGTCAATTATTTTGCCATTGTTTCATCAGATGAGTGAGCAAGAACAGGATCGGGTAGTTGAGATTTTGAAAAGAGTTTGTTTGGTTTGAGCATCCTGAAGAAAAAAATTAATGACTATCAAGGAAGAAATTGTATGAACAATATGACAAAGCCAAAGCTGGTTTTTTTTCAATGGAATCATCAGGATACATCCATTTTTGTACAGATGCACATGAAACAACACGTTAAATGCCTATCAGAGTTTTTTGAAGTTATTGTAATTAACGAAGATTGTGATTATCGCCAGATTTGTGATAAATATCAACCTGATTTAACACTATTTGAAAGTGGCGTTTCATATTCTGCTTCTCGTAGACTCTATATTAAGAATACTTCTGCTTATTCAGAAATACCCAAATTAGGATTGCATAACGGAGACCCTTGGTGTATTCGCCGTGCAGGATTTATTTCTGATATGGAAAATTGGGGTATAGAAACGTTTTTTTCTACTGCTACAACTATAGGTGAACACACGCCAGAAATTGCTGAAAATTTATTGATTTGGCCAAATTTTATAGATGCCGATATATATCGAGATTATGGTCAAAAAAAAATTATCCCAATATTAATTAATGGTAGTACAAGTAATCTGTATCCGTGGCGGCAAACAATTAATAAGATTATTTCTCAGAACTATCCTTCATTAATTTGTCCACACTTAGGTTATTCCAAGCCCTCAGAATGGCGAATGCTTTATGGTGAGCAGTATGCTCGCACAATCAATACTTCTTGGTTTGCGCCGACCTGCGGCACAGTAGCAAAAGAGGTTCTGCGTAAACATTTTGAAATTCCCGGTTCTAAATCTTGTTTAATTACAGAAAAAAGTCCCACACTTGAAGCGGCAGGTTTTATTGATATGCAAAATTGTGTTTTTGCTGATGAACACGATATATTAGATAAGCTGAATTATTTATTTCAACACCAAGATGAGCTTGAGAAAATTACTAATGCTGGTTATCAATTAGTTCACTCTCGCCACACATTGAAACAACGAGATCAAATTTTCCAATGGTACAATTTGTATAAAAATCTTAAACCCAGTCAAAAAATTGTTCAGTCCGGTCTTTTTCAGCCACTAACTATTGTAGAAAAATCATCAGATCAAAAAAGTTATCATATTATCTGTAATGGTCTAGATATTTCGCTGATTAATCAAGGAGATGAAAAGCTTTGGGCTGGAAAATACAACGAAGCAGAAGTTTTATATCTCAAATGTTTAAATTATATATCTTGGATGCCGGAACCAAAATTAAAATTAGCTCTGTGCAATCTCTATAAAGGAAATGCAAAAACAGCACTTGACTGGATTGCTTACCCAATCAAAGATACTCTTGAGAATTACAAAGCCTCTACTCCTGATCCGGTAGAGTGGTCTTATTTCCTGATTATTCTTATTTGTCAAGGCAAATTAAATGAGGCTATTAAACATAGTGAACAATTTCCATCTCTGAGTCATCCTGAACTTAATCGTACTCGTTGGATTATTAAAATGTTAAAGAATAAAGAATATATCTTACCACCCATTGAGCAAACAAAATACAGAGCTACTATTCATCAACTACCAAATCGCAATTTAAATGAATGGATTGGCAATATATACATCATGCTTACAGCCTCTGGGCAGTTTGATTTGAGAGAACAATTGAGAGAAATTATTTCCTTAAAAGCTCAAGATTTTAAAAAAGAAAACAGTAATTTTAGGGGCAATAAAAAATTTTTTATTAAAAGTAGTTTATTCACAAAAATAACCAGTCTGTTTTCACTACCAAGTACAGTGGAGCCTATTCACATTCTATTTAAAAATCGCTTAAAACGATTATGTGGTAACTTCTTACGTCGCTTAGAATGTAGATTTGGTTACTTTCTGCCCTACCATGTATCAGAAAAGAGGAATGATGAATTATTTCATACTATTCAATATCTAACACAGTCGGAAAATATTAAGACAGCACTGATTATTGGAGCGTCTAATCGAGAAGGAAGCACCGAAGCATTTTTAACCGGAATTCAGCAAAATTTTAACAAGCCAAGTGTATTTTGCATAAATATTCCATTGCCTCAATTCATAAAATTGCAAAAGCAATATGCCAATCATTCTGTTGTTAAATGCTATCAATTATCCTCCGCTTCCCAAAAGAATTTTACGCATGAAATTGAAAATGTCATCCAAAAAATTAAACAAGAAAATAAACTTGAGTTTTTTGATATCGTATTAGTTGATGGCTCTGAATTGTCTGCCAGAACAGAATTGTATAATGAATTACAAACAGTAAAATTTATTATTCTTGATGACATAAATAGTGGCTTTAATCAGCCCAATTACTTCAGTCTTGCAACGAATAAAACCCATATTGTAGATACTGAAAATATTAGCTTACGTAATGGATATGCAATATTCAAAAAAATCTAATGGATTATATTTATCCTCCCAAGAACAGCTATTATTTTCATTATGCTTGAGTAGCGGTTAATACAGAAATTTGTCAGTAACTTCAAAGAATTATTGTCATGTTAAATCATATCTGTACAATCAGCTAAAAAAGTTTTAGACAGAAGTTTAGCCACCTGAAATAAGAGCATGGTAGTAATTAGGAGAGAGAAAAAATGTCTTTATGTGAAGTTAGAGTTCCGACTTATAAACGACCGCACTTACTCAAAAGAGCATTATCGAGCTTAATAGCACAAACCTACAATAACTGGAAATGCCTCGTTCTCGATGACTCTCCTGCTCAAGAAGGCAGATTAGTTGTCGAATCTTTTAACGATGATAGAATGATTTATCAACCTCACCCTATCAATCTTGGTCGAACCAAAAATCTTGACTACGCTTTTTCATCATCTAATTACATTGGTGGATTATATGCATTTGTACTAGAAGATGATAATTATCTTCTGCCAACTTTCATTTCTGAGAATATTCAGTCGCTAGAAACTCACAATGTCAACATAGTTTTAAGAAATGCAGAAATTAGATTGCAAATAGATGAGGCATCAATTCCTACAGGTAAAACTAATCTGGGAAAATGGTATAGACAAGGGCTGTATACTCCTTTTGAAATTTATGCACGTCTATTTTTTTGTGAGGGTATTACAAATAGCGGGTTGTTCTGGCGCACTGATAAAATTCGCTCAAATCTACAGGTTGGATCTCAAGTTAAGGACGCTCTGCATCAAGAATTATTTAGAAGTTTGCAAATCAAAGATCCAATATACTTTGAATCAACTCCATTATCCGTATTTACTTTATTTGAAGTCCACGACCATATTGAAAATAAATCTGGTCTTTCCAAGAAAATAAACCTTATTCAATATAGGCGTGGAGTTCAATCTATTCTAATTCATTTAGTCAATAAATATGGCTGTAAAATTGTTAAACAAGCCCAAAAGATTGCTATGATCACTGCTTCTGAAGATATCCTAGAAAATCGCTTACTTGAGACTTTTTATCTGAATTACCAGTTCCAAAAAACCAACAAACTTAGAGCTATACATAGTCTATTTCGACATTTTTTAAGATTCTTAATACTTCCAGATCCCTACAAGGCTATGTACGACAAGTATCTGTAAATATTCAGATAATTTGGTGTCACAATGTTTTAGAGGTTGTTTGAAAAGTATTAGATGAAACCAATAATCTTCAGCAACCTAACCCCCCTTCCCCCCTTCCCTACGAAGGAATGGGGGTTTCAAAGCCTCTCCCCGCGTCGGGGAGAGGTTTGGAGAGGGGTTTATTTATACATTCAAAACTTTTAAAACATCCTCTTAGATACAAAATAATTAGATGCAAAATAAATACAAAAACCAATGCTTAATTTTCTCCCCAAGCTATTATATATTACAAAAGGCAATCACAAGTCGCTGATAGCGATGCTTTTACTATTCATGCTGATTTCCGGGTTAGAAGTTTTTGGAACTGGCATGATTAGTCCTTTCATTACCATTGCTGTTAATCCAGATGCTATCAAAAATATTTACTGGTTAAATTTAATTTATAACCAGATTAATTTTCAGTCTGAACAGCA from Anabaena sphaerica FACHB-251 includes:
- a CDS encoding methionyl-tRNA formyltransferase codes for the protein MRLFLLGTGSLFEKLFTILPDAGINIVAALNSNPESRFAEYCHLPTIRWLHSIDDLADDEVDLCFMCDYLRLLPAEFVKKYKVLNSHGGLLPKYRGYHGNGWAFINGETEIGYTIHRVDSSLDGGPIIYQKKFSVNPTSTFSEIKSKITWDIEQNLANVLNDYFKGKLKEQPQNAQKATFVARRHIRDCYIEWERSSVEIERFIRALAPPFAPGAFTVFRNQKLVILSAELFETEIYSEIPGHVVYRIEGQGILVKTGDGVLLMKEVEYQGKKIHSLDLFSTTGYRLGLDLVGEKLSQLGIY
- a CDS encoding NAD-dependent epimerase/dehydratase family protein, translated to MQNKRILITGGAGLVGSHITDLLVKEGVSEIIVLDNFTRGCRDNLAWAQTHGPLVVVEGDIRDRQLLADIMQGVDIVFHQAAIRITQCVEEPRLALEVLADGTFNVLEAAVKADVKKVVAASSASIYGMAENFPTTESHHPYNNRTLYGAAKTFNEGLLRSFYEMYGLDYVALRYFNVYGPRMDIYGVYTEVLIRWMERIIINQPPLIFGNGEQTMDFVYIEDIARANILAAKANVTDEVFNIASGVETSLNDLANSLLKVMGSDLKPEYRPERKVNPVQRRLADVSKARELLGFEAQISLEAGLHQLVTWWREQKLAKETSNV
- a CDS encoding DegT/DnrJ/EryC1/StrS family aminotransferase gives rise to the protein MSEQMQNLPIAKPWIGEPEAEAAKRAIMSGWVTQGPEVAEFEQEFAAYVGANYACAVSNCTTALHLALLAVGVQPHDEVITVSHSYIATANSIRYCGAIPVFIDIEPQTYNINPVLIEDGISDSLRDSSASRTRAILVVHQMGMPCDLKAILDIAHRYNLPVIEDAACAIGSEILWDGKWEKIGKPHGDIACFSFHPRKVITTGDGGMIITNNSEWDQKFRLWRQHGMSIPDTVRHGAKQVIFESYPILGYNYRMTDIQAAVGREQLKRLPEIVERRRYLAERYYHKLADIPGLKLPTEPAWAKSNWQSYCVRLPDSCNQRQVMQVMLDAGVATRRGIMCAHPEPAYQMENGLYGGDRLTESEQAQDQSIILPLFHQMSEQEQDRVVEILKRVCLV
- a CDS encoding glycosyltransferase — translated: MNNMTKPKLVFFQWNHQDTSIFVQMHMKQHVKCLSEFFEVIVINEDCDYRQICDKYQPDLTLFESGVSYSASRRLYIKNTSAYSEIPKLGLHNGDPWCIRRAGFISDMENWGIETFFSTATTIGEHTPEIAENLLIWPNFIDADIYRDYGQKKIIPILINGSTSNLYPWRQTINKIISQNYPSLICPHLGYSKPSEWRMLYGEQYARTINTSWFAPTCGTVAKEVLRKHFEIPGSKSCLITEKSPTLEAAGFIDMQNCVFADEHDILDKLNYLFQHQDELEKITNAGYQLVHSRHTLKQRDQIFQWYNLYKNLKPSQKIVQSGLFQPLTIVEKSSDQKSYHIICNGLDISLINQGDEKLWAGKYNEAEVLYLKCLNYISWMPEPKLKLALCNLYKGNAKTALDWIAYPIKDTLENYKASTPDPVEWSYFLIILICQGKLNEAIKHSEQFPSLSHPELNRTRWIIKMLKNKEYILPPIEQTKYRATIHQLPNRNLNEWIGNIYIMLTASGQFDLREQLREIISLKAQDFKKENSNFRGNKKFFIKSSLFTKITSLFSLPSTVEPIHILFKNRLKRLCGNFLRRLECRFGYFLPYHVSEKRNDELFHTIQYLTQSENIKTALIIGASNREGSTEAFLTGIQQNFNKPSVFCINIPLPQFIKLQKQYANHSVVKCYQLSSASQKNFTHEIENVIQKIKQENKLEFFDIVLVDGSELSARTELYNELQTVKFIILDDINSGFNQPNYFSLATNKTHIVDTENISLRNGYAIFKKI
- a CDS encoding glycosyltransferase family 2 protein yields the protein MSLCEVRVPTYKRPHLLKRALSSLIAQTYNNWKCLVLDDSPAQEGRLVVESFNDDRMIYQPHPINLGRTKNLDYAFSSSNYIGGLYAFVLEDDNYLLPTFISENIQSLETHNVNIVLRNAEIRLQIDEASIPTGKTNLGKWYRQGLYTPFEIYARLFFCEGITNSGLFWRTDKIRSNLQVGSQVKDALHQELFRSLQIKDPIYFESTPLSVFTLFEVHDHIENKSGLSKKINLIQYRRGVQSILIHLVNKYGCKIVKQAQKIAMITASEDILENRLLETFYLNYQFQKTNKLRAIHSLFRHFLRFLILPDPYKAMYDKYL